The proteins below come from a single Asterias rubens chromosome 9, eAstRub1.3, whole genome shotgun sequence genomic window:
- the LOC117294851 gene encoding small nuclear ribonucleoprotein G-like has product MSKAHPPELKKFMDKKLSLKLNGNRRVTGILRGFDPFMNLVMDETVEDAAGNVKHDIGMVVIRGNSIILLEVLERI; this is encoded by the exons ATGAGTAAAGCACATCCCCCAGAGCTAAAAAA GTTCATGGACAAGAAGCTTTCAT TGAAACTGAATGGAAACCGACGAGTAACGGGTATCCTGCGAGGTTTCGATCCATTTATGAACCTTGTCATGGATGAGACTGTTGAAGATGCTGCTGGTAATGTTAAACATGACATCGGTATGGTG GTCATTCGTGGAAATAGCATAATTCTTCTTGAGGTGTTGGAAAGAATATAG